The Glycine soja cultivar W05 chromosome 9, ASM419377v2, whole genome shotgun sequence sequence tttgagcaATTTGACGTTAAAGTCAATTGCCACTTGGATTCCGAGGGTGCATGCCTCATATTCAGCCATATTATTCATGCAATCGAAGCCAAATCTAGTCGTGAAGGGAATGCATTGGTTGTCAGGAGAGACCAAAGCTGCCCCAACCCCATGGCCTAGGGCGTTGGACGCGCCATTGAGCCACACGATCCATTTATCCTTGTCCTCATCCTCCACCTTCTCcccgaacaaggccatgatgtcttcatctgGAAACTCTAGATGCATGAGCTGGTAGTCGTTGAAAGGCTGCTGAGCCAGATAGTCCGCCAAGGCGCtaccttttatcgccttttgagtgacataaacaatgtcaaactcagatagcagaaCCTGTCATCGAGTGATCCATCCTGTAAGAGCAGGTTTCTCAAAAATGTACTTgactgggtccatcttggataccaaCCAAGTAGTATGGCTTAACATATATTGCCCTAGATGATGGGACGCCCATACCaaggcacaacacgtcctttccaacagAGAGTAGTTCATCTCGAAGGTAGTGAACTTTTTGCTCAAGTAATAGACAACCCATTCTCTCTTTTCGGAATCGTCATGCTGCCCCAGAAAGCACCCCATCGACTCATCCAACACCATCATATATAGGATaagaggattcataaggcactgcTTCTTGACAAGAGGGTTCATAAGACATTGTTTGATCCTACCGAATGCCACTTGACAGTCGTCGTTCCATCAGACCGACTGATTCTTGCGCAAAAGTTTGAAGAGAGGCTCATAGGTAGCGGTGAGCTGCAATATGAACCTCGCTATATAGTTCAGGCATGCCAAGAAACCTCATACTTGCTTTTCGGTGTGCGGCTcaggcatctcaaggatggcctttcccttttcggggtccacctctatccctttctgacttacgatgaaACCAAGCCATTTTCCCGACTTGACCCTGAAggtgcacttggcggggttcaatcTTAACTGGTACTTCTGCAGCctctcgaacaacttccgcaagttGATGAGATGTTCCTCCTCGATgctagacttggcaatcatgtcatccacgtagacttcaatgtctttgtgcatcatatcatggaataaTCCTACCATAGCTCactgataagttgccccgatgTTCTTGATCCctaaggacatcaccttataacagaacgttccccacaagGTGACGAACATAGTCTTCTCCATGTCCTtcggcgccatctttatctgattgtaactgatgaggacatgaccaagagcaacaacaaggatccacttgaaagacttggaggacctatgacaagggctagagaaAGGAAAgcaaaggaagctcttcaacaagtgttgtccatactatttgaatacaagcccaagtttcaagaagaaaagtccaaggttgtgagttgtatcatggcccaaatggaggaggactaaatggtgCCACTTcatctcaattttagagtgtttagtttgtctaaataatggcccaatccatGTAAaattggctgaccaaaaatatgtttttggttaatcaactaaaggggctttagtttggtttagttcaagttgtaataagggctcAATTGGCAGCTTAGGCATCAGCCTTTAGGAGACCAAATGGTGATTGGCTTGATGGCTTTTGGCGTGACTTTttgttgccacaatttcagttacactcagccattaagttctttCATTCCCTACGTTAATGGCTCATTACTAAATTTAAGTGGATTGTAATTTCCTTTAATGAAGCATATGTAAAATATGATGATAAAGCTTCtttataagctgaaccattttatcaataaacacaagttgagttttattcagaaaaattagagtttatctcttttatcttagtgagagtgattctcctaagttcttgagtgattcaagaatacCCTAGctatatcaaaggactttcacatcctttgtgtgttgctctcgctggaaagagtgattctttcatTCCACCATTTCATCTTCatccttgttctttcaaaccacaatttcaGAAAATCCaattctgcccagaattatctcgtgaccataaCTCTCATTTTACTcgctcaaattaagtgattcttgagcctaaattgaaactcaaaatgagagctttcacctcgttttggaatcacctcattttgAGTCCTGTAGCTTGAGTTAtagccatttctatatttctgtctaGTCACCACTTAACCTTCATTTTTACCAtctcattcatccattttatgccaagattCACCTTATTAAGTCTCAGGAAATTAGCCATTGCCCAACCCTGGAATCTTGCAAATTTCCCATccttttcttaatcaattttctgaattttccaacaaggtttaatccttggcgatcctaagtcagcccttgtgcaatgagggttcatatcatttggttatcagagctccggttctaggatcatcacttcctttgctggaaatattgggtaacatccttctttattttttcttttccatttatattaccttcttgttcatgttcttattttcttttaggctgaaccattgcaaaagttaagcctttttatctctttgttatatataaaaaaaaaaaaagcagaaattCGTATAagcagaattaaaaaaaaaaaaaaaaaaaaatttgggctgaatggttcatgcttgaagaacttttaaaagaaaatctctttaaggtaatatattggttgtatgaaggattgttacttgaattcctaaattttgaatttcatttcCTTCAattgtgcctaaaaacattgttatcctttttcttggttaaccttttccttgtctctctagccttaccttacacgtattggtgaattgttctttgttgtcgccataatctcttgaattgcctaagaactcaaggggaattagagtggtaaaaggaaagAGTGTTGTCATTAGAGAATAGCCATAATTGTGTGctacacttgagtgggtgaggtattcaaacaacgactataattgtcttgttacgtttgatttgtttgtttgagatggcAGGTAataatcctaatgatggagtggggctttcgcaagtccaaatgcaagctttgacgcaacatttggagaggttaatgaagCAACGAGATGATGCactccatgagaggttggatcaaatggagaatagaaatcacaatgaagaagaaaggaggagaagagggaatgatggtgttcctagacaaaaccgaattgatggtattaaactcaacattcctccctttaaaggaaagaatgatccagaggcctacttggagtgggagatgaaaatagagcatgttttctcatgcaacaactatgaggaggaccaaaaggtgaagcttaccgccacggagttttccgactgtgctcttgtgtggtggaacaagctacaaaaggagagagcaagaaatgaagagccaatggttgatacatgggCGGAGATGAAAaggatcatgaggaagcggtatgttccggctagttactcaagggacttgaaattcaagctccaaaaactaacccaaggcaacaaaGGGGCTGAGGtgtatttcaaggaaatggatgtgctcatgattcaagcaaagattgaagaagatgaggaggtaactatggatcgatttcttaatggtttgactaatgatatccgtgatattgATGAGttgcaggagtttgttgaaatggatgatttgcttcacaaagcaatccaagtagagcaacaattaaaaaggaaaggagtggctaagaggagttctaccaactttggttcttctagttggaaagataaaggcaagaaagatggggctgctacttctagtagttccacacctacCCCATCAAAATCTCATTCGAAGTCCCAAGAGGAATCCTCTAAAAGGAGTAATGATGTaaagtgtttcaagtgccaaggcccaggacactatgcttatgagtgccctaacaaaaggtccatggttcttagagatggagaatatataagtgaatctgatgttgaagaggaagaggagactccggagggagatttgttgatgattaggtggttacttggtggtcaattgaagcatgtggaggagagccaaagagaaaacatctttcacactagatgtttaatcaatggcaaggtgtgcatggtgatcattgatggggGTAGTTGtaccaatgtggctagtgctacattagtgtcaaagctaaatttaggtactaaaccacatcctagaccatacaaacttcaatggcttagtaggGATGGAGAGGTACAAGTGAGGCAGGAAGTTGAAGTGGACatttccattgggaaatacaatgataaggtactttgtgatgttgttcctatggagttCAGTCACTTACTTTTagggagaccatggcaatttgataaaagagccaatcatgacgattacaccaacaagatctttttcatgcaccaagacaaaaagattgtgctcaaaccattgagtccacaagaagtgtgtgaggatcaaaagaaaatgagagaaaaggaaagcaaggaaatgaccaagagcaagggcaaggatccacttgaaggacttggaggacctatgacaagggctagagcgaGGAAAgcaaaggaagctcttcaacaagtgttgtccatactatttgaatacaagcccaagtttcaaggagaaaagtccaaggttgagGAGGACTAAATGTCACCACTtcgtctcaattttagagtgtttattttgtctaaataatggcccaatccatGTAAaattggctgaccaaaaatatgttttgggttaatcaactaaaggggctttagtttggtttagttcaagttgtaataagggcccaattggcagcTTAGGCATCAGtctttgggagaccaaatggtgatTGGCTTGATGGCTTTTGGGGtaacttttggttgccacaatttcagttacactcagccattaagttctttCATTCCCTATGTTAATGGCTCATTACTAAATTTAAGTGGATTGTAATTTCCTTAAATGAAGCATATGTAAAATCTGATGGTAAAGCTTCTTTATAAGCTAaacaattttatcaataaacacaagttgagttttattaagaaaaattagagtttatctcttttatcttagtgagagtgattctcctaagttcttgagtgattcaagaatacCCTGGctatatcaaaggactttcacatcctttgtgtgttgccctcattggaaagagtgattctttcatTCCAccatttcatcttcaaccttgttctttcaaaccacaattccaaaaaattcaattctgcccagaattatctcgtgaccataaCTCTCGTTTTActcactcaaattaagtgattcttgagcataaattgaaattcaaaatgagTGCTTTCACCTCATTTtagaatcacctcatttggagccctatAGCTTGAGTTAtagccatttctatatttctgtccaatcaccacttaacctacgtttttaCCATCTCTTTCATCCATTTGATGCCAAGATTCACCTTATTAAGTCCCAAGAAATTAGCCATTGCCCAACTCTGGAATCTTTCCAATTTCCCATccttttcttaatcaattttctgaattttccaacaaggtttaatcctagacaatcttaagtcagcccttgtgcaatgagggttcatatcagtAACCTGAGAACctgtccatgaaggaaaacaaagcgaaattggctgTGTTATCTACAAGGGCATCGATGGGTGGTAAAGGGAAGTTATCCtttggactggctcggtttCGGTCCCAACCTCTTCTTTAATCTTTAAGAACACCTTGGGCTTCATCATCCTTCTTAgcttttgttttaccggggaacaacCGGGATTCAACGAGAACCGATGTTGTACAATGTCGGGGTTCAAACCGAGTATATCTTGGTACGAACaagcgaagatgtcttggtagtttcGTAGCAAAACCACCAATTCATCTCGGACCGGTGTGTTCATGCCCGTACCAACCTTTACCTCTTTCCTTTCCTTGCCAACACCCAAGTTTACGATTTTCGTTTCTTCTCGGTGCGGCTTCATCTTCCAGTCTTCCTGAGCAACCATCCTTTCTAGCTCCGGGGAAAACCCCATATTATCTTCTTCTCCATCCTCGGTTTGGCTTGATATTCATTCAAAATTGACGTCAGGGTCCTCAGTATTAGTACCTTCACCGGACTCATTGTCAGATCTGTATTGTTTAAtcgcaacaaaaataaacatatagatgaatgagaatgggtgaaggtgcaagaacaaatgaaggaaagatctttatattatatatcttgATTGCAAAAAGACATAACGCCCTAACAGGGAGAaaaccctaaagcctaggcccagctGTAGGGTTAAAACTAACGAATTACATTATGCCTGCCACGGAAACTTCAGATCGTTCAACAACTTGCCAGTTTCCTAATTGGAAATCAGGAAGGCACGACTGTACCCAATTTGAATGATCTTGGGGGGCTTGTATCATAGCGACTTTCTCTTCACACCTCCAGCCCGCGCTCACGAAACTCTTGCTGATGTGACATGGATGGGCCTCTTTCACTTGTGGCCTTTGCTATTGGCCCATGCCCCTGCTTCTTTAAGTCGtcttatatgactaacttttgtatagaaaacattttctaaaacttgtataattgcccaatttatagttattttgtaggaatttgtatataaatcttgttttgtttgaatagttgtctttagagtatctcccatgtgatttaatgataaaatttgcataatttcatgtcaaaagaggctaaaatcttgaagtgctaaaaggagCAGTCGTGCTAAGCGGACCCTGTGGGCTCAGCGCACATCcatcgctaagcgcagcttcagtgTGCTTAGCATGACAAGGGAATCTGGAAGAGCACAAGAATCAAGGCCGCACGCTAAGCGTGAGATCAGCTTGCTAAGCGAGACGTTTGTCTCTTGCCAGGCTCAATACATGACTGGCgccaagcccaaatccacttactcgcgctaagcgcaagggTGGCACTAAGTGCGACGTCGCAATTTTAgagcctatttaagcctgaattgtcagaattagggtacacaaCAGAATTTCCAGAGTATAGTACTTGGCTCAGAATTCGAGAGAGACTCTGAAGGCAGCAAAAGGGAGCAACTATGCAGAGAAGCCGAGAGTTCTACATTTttagagagattagtgagtgttagagtgattgtgaggtgccaagaagaggaggagggatcccccttcttgcAACAATTATTTTGTACTCTCTACctcatttgtgttagggtttcTATGTATGGCTATCTAAACACCCTAATTTGGGATTTCTAAGGAACAGTTGATGCAATtatctttaatatctaattaattgtgttttgtgtgttcaatgcttctttcaatgcttaattactGCATTCTCTTGgcctgatcacccatttgtttgtactgttaggtgactttagcattgggaaatgtattgttgccttagaacttgatagaagcaggactaaataactacattaccagggatggattgtggggttttggttttctgaatatgctgtgatgataatgctgtttaagttaagcctagtcttacaagagggatctgcggacgaagcttaggttaaattagtctaaacttaggagggatcgaggtttagtactttaggctacaacatagaacacaagaacatgattaattagagaaatatcctcatatgcatcaactcgtttgttagaaagacccaacgctttttacctattgctgtcaacttttacttacttgcatttatttttttaccacaGAACTGTTACCTATTGCTGTTTttaaccatcaattatcaatgtttattCCAACAATTCCttacttctgaataaaactctgtctaataagcaagttccTTGAGTTCGAtactgatgagaatcatgaaactggccaaatacaggctaaaggcccaagtggagaaggacgaaggcctaagtggagaaggacaaagcccccgagtggagaaggatgaaggcccaagtggagaaagatgaaggcccagaggcaaagacactatcaagactattaattgttgctgaaggcccaaactaatttgaaggttcaaattaaataagtttttagttataatttatttttattgtaattttggcccaaactgtttagaaggcccatgtctatttttatcttttagttcagctacactataagtattggtttttgttttgaataaaaaaaaacttttggcattttcataaaattgggtgagagtttctctctgggttccttgttgaaccaattatcagacttatcaaggtaatccttgtggcgtctacccagacttatcttccttcattggaagtggcgtctacccagacttatcttccttaaccgaaagtggcgtctacccagacttatcttccttcactggaagtggcgtctaccctgacttatcttccttcattggaagtggcgtcatccaaaccttcgtagcctgtatcaaatgatccgccccgtaagattcacatcatctaagtcagggtagacgccacttccggtgaaggaagataagtctgggtagacgccacttccagtgaaggaagataagtcagggtagacgccacttccagtgaaggaagataagtctgggtagacgccacttccggttaaggaagataagtctgggtagacgccacttccaatgaaggaagataagtctgggtagacgccacaaggattaccttgataagtctgataattggttcaacaaggaacccagagagaaactctcacccaattttatgaaaatgccaaaagtttttttttattcaaaacaaaaaccaatacttatagtgtagctgaactaaaagataaaaatagacatgggccttctaaacagtttgggccaaaattacaataaaaataaattataactaaaaacttatttaatttgaaccttcaaattagtttgggccttcagcaacaattaatagtcttgatagtgtctttgcctctgggccttcatctttctccacttgggccttcatccttctccactcgggggctttgtccttctccacttaggccttcgtccttctccacttgggcctttagcctgtatttggccagtttcatgattctcatcattccctccttcttggaaaacatttgtcctcaaatgttcaggatcatcaccgtgttcaagtaccacttccttcctttccttgtgggcttgcttgacatagctttcgttcttctttgcaatttgcacctttacttggtcatacaatcttttcacatactcaactttggcatgtgcatccttacgttgagtgtcttggggattgcttttgtaagttggcctgttaggcaatgaagctccggggaggagatcaacttgatgttctatgcctcttgaaggtggtagtccatgaggaatctccttaggaaagacatttttaaattcctgcaataatggttgaacactaggagaaatagaaatagtaaactcattagaattatcagtagaaattttactgtctttccaatactgtagattgagtggttcatgagcaggtaacactttcctcacttcactcgcctctgcaaaataattaaattttctctcatgtgtatcactctctctcttatgtgtatcactcttttcctcgggtgtatcactcttcttttttatattcctttgtggtgcctcactattttctttctcttgttctctcttttctcccattctgatttggtcatcacacacttctctaggggatagaggtttaagagtaaatgaagaagatttggctattcgtctgtagggcttttctttgttacggttcaacaaacgttgcatctgtgtagtccacgcgtccagaaataagcgttgagattcgtccagttgatgatatacaccaccattgtcaccagctcttgccatgattaaggaaaaaagaatttagtagtaaattaaaaaaaaaattcaggacctcaccacactctactcacttgtttctctctttgatggtagttcactcgtgtttgatgctctcaatataggcttttgtgtgatgttttcactcttgccttttaccactcatgttccctcttaagttcctagatggaccgaattagacacacaaggtaatataaaataaaaggaaagacaatataattatcagagtaacagatttgatttgggataacaacttggacttgatttggatagcagattggatttgatttggataacagattagatttggataaaaaaatttgatttgatttgatttggataatagatcagatttggataacaaattagatttaatttggataacaaatatgataacaaataagatagcagataggataacagataagataacagatatgataacagatatgacaagtaaacttcaaatgctcataacttttgctacggttgtccgtttgaggcccactatatatcaaaacgctcagaattcagaggagaatctagataaggggatttggtacacgattttctgccaaaaaaaagcctctaacttCCTCAATTTCgtattcaaagatcaaacactcactttttttttcttcttttcttctctttttttttaaaaaaaataaaataaaaattctgcaactttttttttttttacttgaaacagaactcagacaacattttttttaaaacaaagtctgaaagatacaagaaacaagaacaagaacaaaaaatgtgacaagaacaagaacaagaacgaaacaaagacacaaacaagaacgcaacaagacgcaaacaagaatgaaacaatgacaaatcaccaaaaaaaagaaaaaaaaaaggataggataggatagaacctgtatcaagagccgaagctctgataccagatgataaGAATCTTACAGggtggatcgtttgatacaggctacgaaggtttggatgacgccacttccaatgaaggaagataagtcagggtagacgccacttccagtgaaggaagataagtctgggtagacgccacttccggttaaggaagataagtctgggtagacgccacttccaatgaaggaagataagtctgggtagacgccacaaggattaccttgataagtctgataattggttcaacaaggaacccagagagaaactctcacccaattttatgaaaatgccaaaagtttttttttattcaaaacaaaaaccaatacttatagtgtagctgaactaaaagataaaaatagacatgggccttctaaacagtttgggccaaaattacaataaaaataaattataactaaaaacttatttaatttgaaccttcaaattagtttgggccttcagcaacaattaatagtcttgatagtgtctttgcctctgggccttcatctttctccacttgggccttcatccttctccactcgggggctttgtccttctccacttaggccttcgtccttctccacttgggcctttagcctgtatttggccagtttcatgattctcatcagatACTCAGATCactctgttttaattttaaatacttgacgactcGGTGCATTTTCCGGTatttcatttcccttgaatatatttgtcaaaaattggagaaaaaggaaccatatgggaaagtgaacaaagtatttatggcgtCGTTGCCGAGGATCTTAATTCATTAGAAGAGTTCAATTCAATTTTACagcattgctttatatttttctctttgattcattgattctttttgttcatattttagttactgtacaaattcattgttcttttgaactagataattgttgttctgtttctcttgtatgcaaagaagatctactgcaagtgatttgatccccatcgatttggagattaacgctACTTGTAGGAGGCGCAACACAAAgagaattagaaattttttgcaGGACTTAGAAGCAGCAGCAACTCCAGGAGAAGAACCTCGATCTTCCAAGGTGTCTTCTAGCTTTCCTATTCCAGGGCAATCTCATATAGATTTAATTGAAGAAATTATTatggctgaagagccaagaagaaTGACCCTGGAAGATTACTCAAGTTCGACTGTGCCGCAATTCTTTTCCAGTATAGCACGGCCAGAGGTCCAAGCACAAACAATTACATATCCTCCTTCTTTGATACAgctgattcaaaataatatgtttCATGGTCTACTAAATAAAGACCCATACGCACACCTGGCTACTaacattgaaatatgcaatactatttgattgagcttgttttcattctcattgtctggagaagctaagaggtggcttcaCTCGTTCAGAGGCAACAGTCTtaagacttgggatgaagtgGTTGAGAAATTTCTGAAGAAGTATTTCCCAGAGTCTAAGACTGCAGAAGGAAAAGCAGtcatctcttcttttcaccaatttccAGATGAATCCTTGAGTGAGGCCTTAGAAAGATTCTGTGGTCTATTTGAGAAAGACACCTACTCATGGATTCTCAGAATCGATTCAgctcaacatttttattgatgggTTAAGGCCACAGTCCAAGTAGCTATTAGATGCTTCTGCTGGaggaaaaataaagttgaagaccCCCGAAGAAGCAATGGATcttattgaaaatatggctgcaagtGACATTGCTATTCTCAGAGATAGAGCCCATGTACCAACAAAGAAAAGTCTTCTAGAACTTACATCGcaagatgcattgttggcacaaaacaagttgttgtCCAAGCAATTGGAAGCATTGACcgaaacactaagtaagttgtCAACTCAAATACATTTTGCGCAATCTTTACCATCTACTGTTTTGCAGGTTGTAGGGTGAGCCATCTGTGGTGGAGCTCACAATTCTGGCTACTGTATCCCCAATAAAGAACCAACTCATGTCAATTATATGGGGAACCAGCCAAGGCAAAATTTCAATGCAGGTGGATATTCCGGGTTTCAGCATGGCCAGCCATATAATTCTCAACAGGGACAGTGGAGGAATCACCCTGGAAACCATTTCAACAAAGACCAAGGTGGTCCATCTAACAAGCCACAACAACAAGGACCTAGTCTCTATGATCAAACAACAAAGCTGGAAGAAACTCTGGCTCAATTTATGTAGGTATCTATGTCAAACCATAAGACCACAGAGTCAACCATTAAGAATCTGGAAGTCCAAGTGGGACAGCTGGCAAAATAGTTAGCGGATAGGCCATCAAGCAGCTTTAGTGCTAACACTAAGAAGAATCCAAAGGAAGAATGTAAAGCTGTAATGACAAGGAGTAGAATGGCAATTTAGGCTGATGAAGGTAGAGCTGAAGAGAAGGTGGAGGGATATAAACAACAGTCGGCAGCTGAGCCGGCATTGGAACCAGTTTCTTATTTTGTTGAACTTAAGGAAGTtgtggaagatgaagatgaccAACAGGAGAGAGAGACACCAATAAAAAAGAGTGAAATAGGAATAAAGATGaaggaagaacaagaaaaagaaaaagaagaagtagaaaaagaaaaaaaatcagaaaaatgaaaaagaaaaagagaaggttgaTGAGGataaaaagaagagcaagagtgaggtttcaagagagaaaa is a genomic window containing:
- the LOC114368273 gene encoding uncharacterized protein LOC114368273; this translates as MGCLLLEQKVHYLRDELLSVGKDVLCLGMGVPSSRAIYVKPYYLVGIQDGPSQAIKGSALADYLAQQPFNDYQLMHLEFPDEDIMALFGEKVEDEDKDKWIVWLNGASNALGHGVGAALVSPDNQCIPFTTRFGFDCMNNMAEYELRGEWETRDHKLIPYQTYIKKLVEFFGEVSFHHVSIEENQMVDALATLTSMFQLTPHGDLSYIEFRCRGKPAHCCLIEEEQDGKAWYFDIKRYVEYKEYP